A stretch of the Hydra vulgaris chromosome 09, alternate assembly HydraT2T_AEP genome encodes the following:
- the LOC136085377 gene encoding uncharacterized protein LOC136085377, whose product MTVPKRSDQQKAAARTKCSRLCQKFKNRKPIIDDESYFTLNHSSINGNDIFYTSDVESTPSIVKYQTKQKFQKKLLLWIAFSENGISQPYFVPSGLAVNQKIYLNKCIKKRLIPFINKYHSDGAYVFWPDLASSHYAKTVIMYLNKENVHYVEKADNPANLPECRPIENFWSILKGLVYKNNWRAENLKKLRSRIKYCLNKIDIELIRSLAQSIPGLVDKVRRNGLIENN is encoded by the coding sequence ATGACGGTTCCAAAACGCTCTGACCAGCAAAAAGCAGCAGCTAGAACTAAGTGCAGTCGATTGTGTCAGAAATTCAAAAATCGTAAACCAATCATTGACGATGAGTCTTATTTCACGCTAAATCACTCCAGTATCAATggaaatgatatattttatactagTGATGTAGAATCTACTCCATCTATAGTtaaataccaaacaaaacaaaagtttcaaaagaaaTTACTTCTATGGATTGCTTTTTCTGAAAATGGAATTTCTCAACCTTATTTTGTACCAAGTGGACTGgctgtaaatcaaaaaatctatttaaacaaatgtatTAAGAAGAGACTTATTCCATTCATTAATAAGTATCATTCAGATGGTGCGTATGTATTCTGGCCAGATTTAGCATCATCTCACTATGCAAAAACAGTAATCATGTACCTAAACAAGGAAAATGTGCATTATGTTGAGAAAGCAGACAACCCTGCAAACTTGCCAGAATGTCGTCCTATCGAAAATTTTTGGAGTATTTTGAAAGGCCTTGTCTACAAGAATAATTGGCGTgcagaaaatcttaaaaaattacgTTCTAGAATCAAGTATTgtcttaataaaattgatattgagcTCATACGGAGCCTAGCTCAGTCTATACCAGGCCTAGTTGATAAAGTCAGAAGAAATGGTTTAATTGAGAACAActga